From Armatimonadota bacterium, a single genomic window includes:
- the rpsB gene encoding 30S ribosomal protein S2 yields MPVVTMKQLLEAGVHFGHQTRRWNPKMARFIFTERNGIHIIDLQKTVPLIEEAYRFVRQAVAQGGEILFVGTKKQAQDAIREEATRARQPYVNERWLGGMLTNFQTIRKRIERLREIEDMRARGLMDVLPKREQAHIADEYARLEKYLSGIKQMNRLPAAVYVVDTRKEHIAVAEARKLGIPLIAIVDTNADPDEVDYPIPGNDDAIRAVRLITNRIANAALEGLEERRKLEVEEEAAAREPVPVAVGAEAEEGPAGEEAFEELLPVEVEAEVEE; encoded by the coding sequence GTGCCGGTCGTCACGATGAAGCAGCTCCTGGAGGCGGGGGTCCACTTCGGGCACCAGACCCGGCGGTGGAACCCCAAGATGGCCCGCTTCATCTTCACGGAGCGGAACGGCATCCACATCATCGACCTGCAGAAGACGGTGCCGCTCATCGAGGAGGCCTACCGCTTCGTGCGCCAGGCCGTGGCCCAGGGAGGCGAGATCCTCTTCGTCGGCACGAAGAAACAGGCCCAGGACGCCATCCGCGAGGAGGCGACCCGCGCCCGCCAGCCCTACGTGAACGAGCGGTGGCTGGGCGGGATGCTCACCAACTTCCAGACCATCCGCAAGCGGATCGAGCGGCTGCGCGAGATCGAGGACATGCGCGCGCGCGGGCTCATGGACGTCCTGCCCAAGCGCGAGCAGGCCCACATCGCCGACGAGTACGCCCGGCTGGAGAAGTACCTGTCGGGGATCAAGCAGATGAACCGCCTGCCCGCCGCCGTCTACGTGGTGGACACCCGCAAGGAGCACATCGCCGTGGCCGAGGCGCGCAAGCTCGGCATCCCCCTCATCGCCATCGTCGACACCAACGCCGACCCCGATGAGGTCGACTACCCGATCCCCGGCAACGACGACGCCATCCGCGCCGTGCGGCTGATCACCAACCGCATCGCCAACGCCGCGCTGGAAGGGCTGGAGGAGCGGCGCAAGCTGGAGGTCGAGGAGGAGGCGGCCGCCCGCGAGCCGGTGCCGGTGGCGGTGGGCGCCGAGGCCGAGGAGGGGCCGGCGGGGGAGGAGGCCTTCGAGGAGCTCCTCCCCGTGGAGGTCGAGGCGGAGGTGGAGGAGTGA
- a CDS encoding isoprenyl transferase, with protein sequence MSLPRHVAIIMDGNGRWARDRGLPRLEGHRAGRRAVRRAIEGTIELGIPYLTLYAFSTENWQRPADEVEGLMVLLREAVAEEADELHRQGVQVRIAGALDALDPAIAAELRRVEARTRRNRRLVASFALNYGGRAELVEAVRRIARQVAAGRLRPEAIDEATVARHLYTADLPDPDLLIRTGGEQRLSNFLLWQVAYTELYFCDVYWPEFDRPHLQAAVAAFQQRQRRFGTVGVASGG encoded by the coding sequence GTGAGCCTTCCCCGCCACGTGGCCATCATCATGGACGGCAACGGGCGGTGGGCCCGGGACCGCGGCCTGCCCCGCCTGGAGGGGCACCGGGCCGGGCGGCGCGCCGTGCGCCGCGCCATCGAAGGGACGATCGAGCTCGGCATCCCCTACCTGACCCTCTACGCCTTCTCCACCGAAAACTGGCAGCGCCCGGCCGATGAAGTGGAAGGGCTGATGGTGCTCCTGCGGGAGGCGGTGGCGGAGGAGGCGGACGAGCTGCACCGCCAGGGGGTGCAGGTGCGCATCGCCGGCGCGCTGGACGCGTTGGACCCCGCCATCGCCGCGGAGCTGCGGCGGGTGGAGGCGCGCACGCGCCGCAACCGGCGGCTGGTGGCCAGCTTCGCGCTGAACTACGGCGGCCGGGCGGAGCTGGTGGAGGCGGTGCGCCGCATCGCCCGCCAGGTGGCGGCGGGCCGCCTCCGCCCCGAGGCCATCGACGAGGCCACGGTGGCGCGCCACCTCTACACCGCCGACCTGCCCGACCCGGACCTGCTCATCCGCACCGGCGGGGAGCAGCGGCTGAGCAACTTCCTCCTCTGGCAGGTGGCCTACACGGAGCTGTACTTCTGCGACGTCTACTGGCCGGAGTTCGACCGGCCCCACCTCCAGGCGGCCGTGGCCGCCTTCCAGCAGCGGCAGCGCCGCTTCGGCACGGTGGGGGTGGCATCGGGTGGCTGA
- the topA gene encoding type I DNA topoisomerase — translation MAKPKTLVVVESPTKARTLRKFLPARRYEVAASMGHVRDLPKSQLGVDVERDFTPKYIVIKGKGAVLKGLREAARKAQGVVMATDPDREGEAIAWHLKDALTPVNPNIRRIEFHEVTRDAVERALAAPRDIDLRRVDAQQARRILDRLVGYKLSPLLWKKVRGGLSAGRVQSVAVRLVVDREREIARFRPEEYWSIEGVFTPDGPDAAVPARLVSRDGTRYGTPLEANVEVIRTAAQAQALVEEIRRQAYQVAEVRQGERLRHPAPPFITSTLQQEAYRQLGFTAARTMRLAQQLYEGVDLGDEGTVGLITYMRTDSVRVSEAAQAEARRYIAAAYGAAYVPDTPRRYRSRREAQEAHEAIRPTAVTRTPDQVKRHLRWDQHRLYELIWKRFVASQMASAVLDTLTVDIRGGPFLFRATGARLRFPGFLVVYREASDNGEEEAERWLPALADGQGLRLLRIDPRQHFTQPPPRYTEASLVRALEELGIGRPSTYAPTLETIKSRGYVRVEDRRLRPTDLGVLVTDLLVEHFPDVFDLHFTAQLEEELDEIEEGRRPWVQVVREFYTPFARDLRRAERLIEAVDFPEVAIGEACPECGRPLVRKHGRFGEFIACTGFPECRYTRPLGIGVACPFCGGEIVERRTRKGRTFYGCVTYPACRFTSWARPVAQRCPRCGSLMVEKRTRRATTIACTNKACGHTEPARQPEAVPV, via the coding sequence ATGGCGAAGCCGAAGACCCTGGTCGTCGTCGAGTCCCCCACGAAGGCGCGGACGCTGCGCAAGTTCCTGCCGGCGCGCCGCTACGAGGTGGCCGCGTCCATGGGGCACGTGCGCGACCTCCCCAAGAGCCAGCTCGGCGTCGACGTCGAGCGCGACTTCACCCCCAAGTACATCGTCATCAAGGGCAAGGGGGCGGTGCTCAAGGGGCTGCGCGAGGCGGCCCGCAAGGCCCAGGGGGTCGTCATGGCCACCGACCCCGACCGCGAGGGAGAGGCCATCGCCTGGCACCTCAAGGACGCCCTCACCCCGGTCAACCCCAACATCCGGCGCATCGAGTTCCACGAGGTCACCCGCGACGCGGTGGAGCGCGCGCTGGCCGCGCCGCGCGACATCGACCTGCGCCGGGTGGACGCCCAGCAGGCCCGCCGCATCCTGGACCGCCTGGTCGGCTACAAGCTCAGCCCGCTGCTGTGGAAGAAGGTGCGCGGCGGGCTGTCGGCGGGGCGGGTGCAGTCGGTGGCCGTGCGGCTGGTGGTCGACCGCGAGCGCGAGATCGCGCGCTTCCGCCCGGAGGAGTACTGGTCCATCGAGGGGGTCTTCACCCCGGACGGCCCCGACGCCGCCGTCCCCGCGCGGCTGGTAAGCCGCGACGGGACGCGCTACGGGACGCCGCTGGAGGCCAACGTCGAGGTCATCCGCACCGCGGCCCAGGCCCAGGCCCTGGTCGAGGAGATCCGCCGGCAGGCCTACCAGGTGGCCGAGGTGCGCCAGGGGGAGCGCCTGCGCCACCCCGCGCCCCCGTTCATCACCAGCACCCTGCAGCAGGAGGCCTACCGCCAGCTGGGCTTCACCGCGGCGCGGACGATGCGCCTGGCCCAGCAGCTCTACGAGGGCGTCGACCTGGGCGACGAGGGCACAGTGGGCCTCATCACCTACATGCGCACCGACTCGGTGCGCGTCAGCGAGGCGGCCCAGGCGGAGGCCCGCCGCTACATCGCCGCCGCCTACGGCGCCGCCTACGTCCCCGACACCCCGCGCCGCTACCGCTCGCGGCGCGAGGCCCAGGAGGCACACGAGGCCATCCGCCCCACCGCGGTGACGCGCACGCCCGACCAGGTGAAGCGCCACCTGCGCTGGGACCAGCACCGCCTCTACGAGCTGATCTGGAAGCGCTTCGTGGCCAGCCAGATGGCCTCGGCCGTGCTGGACACCCTCACCGTGGACATCCGGGGCGGCCCCTTCCTCTTCCGCGCCACCGGCGCGCGCCTGCGCTTCCCCGGCTTCCTCGTCGTCTACCGGGAAGCCAGCGACAACGGGGAGGAGGAGGCGGAGCGGTGGCTCCCCGCCCTGGCTGACGGCCAGGGGCTGCGGCTGCTGCGCATCGACCCGCGCCAGCACTTCACCCAGCCGCCGCCGCGCTACACCGAGGCCTCGCTGGTGCGGGCGCTGGAGGAGCTGGGCATCGGCCGGCCCAGCACCTACGCGCCCACGCTGGAGACGATCAAGTCGCGCGGCTACGTGCGCGTGGAGGACCGGCGGCTGCGCCCCACCGACCTGGGCGTGCTCGTCACCGACCTACTGGTGGAGCACTTCCCCGACGTCTTCGACCTGCACTTCACCGCCCAGCTGGAGGAGGAGCTCGACGAGATCGAGGAGGGGCGCCGGCCGTGGGTGCAGGTCGTGCGCGAGTTCTACACGCCCTTCGCCCGGGACCTGCGGCGGGCCGAGCGCCTCATCGAGGCGGTGGACTTCCCCGAGGTGGCCATCGGGGAGGCCTGCCCCGAGTGCGGGCGCCCGCTGGTGCGCAAGCACGGCCGCTTCGGCGAGTTCATCGCCTGCACGGGGTTCCCCGAGTGCCGCTACACGCGCCCGCTGGGGATCGGCGTGGCCTGCCCGTTCTGCGGGGGGGAGATCGTGGAGCGGCGCACCCGCAAGGGGCGCACCTTCTACGGGTGCGTCACCTACCCCGCCTGCCGCTTCACCTCGTGGGCGCGGCCGGTGGCGCAGCGCTGCCCCCGCTGCGGCAGCCTGATGGTGGAGAAGCGCACGCGGCGGGCCACGACCATCGCCTGCACGAACAAGGCCTGCGGCCACACCGAGCCCGCCCGCCAGCCCGAAGCCGTCCCCGTCTGA
- the frr gene encoding ribosome recycling factor, with protein sequence MTGEVLQDARARMQKAVEATRREFAAVRTGRATPALLEHVKVDYYGVPTPVTQLATISVPEPRLLVVQPWDRSVVKEVERAILKSELGLVPSSDGVVIRLPLPPLTEERRRELVRLVRRQAEEGRVAIRNIRREAKELIEQLEEEGEVSEDDARRALEELQELTDEFIGQLDRLLEAKEKEILEV encoded by the coding sequence ATGACCGGCGAGGTCCTCCAGGACGCGCGGGCGCGCATGCAGAAGGCGGTGGAGGCGACGCGGCGCGAGTTCGCCGCCGTGCGCACCGGGCGGGCCACGCCGGCGCTGCTGGAGCACGTCAAGGTGGACTACTACGGCGTGCCCACCCCGGTGACCCAGCTGGCCACCATCTCCGTCCCGGAGCCGCGCCTGCTGGTCGTACAGCCCTGGGACCGCAGCGTCGTCAAGGAGGTGGAGCGGGCCATCCTCAAGAGCGAGCTGGGGCTCGTGCCCTCCAGCGACGGCGTGGTCATCCGGCTGCCGCTCCCGCCGCTCACCGAGGAGCGGCGCCGCGAGCTGGTGCGGCTGGTGCGGCGGCAGGCGGAGGAGGGGCGCGTGGCCATCCGCAACATCCGCCGCGAGGCCAAGGAGCTGATCGAGCAGCTGGAGGAGGAGGGCGAGGTCTCGGAGGACGACGCCCGCCGCGCCCTGGAGGAGCTGCAGGAGCTCACCGACGAGTTCATCGGGCAGCTGGACAGGCTCCTGGAGGCCAAGGAGAAGGAGATCCTGGAGGTATGA
- a CDS encoding transposase → MADDAVTEARKGDSEGWPPSVPERPIAFLLLDGLRRPGRGSDVLLCALGLTLDGERVPLAARPAAREDEHNWRELLRGLRERGIGGELVLIASDGHPALVKAAQATFPDVPQQLSVPHRLLALARRISPRWRRACMNEARQIFTAPDRGTAVARFREWHGRWLRLGEPAVRTMEPDLAACLAFYRFPPHLWPRIRTVSAVEQAFRHVRREQEITRIPEPAVPEATELDRSDLPPAEPVAVDPEAVGAAAPWPRGPVPEMLPDVEPGERTEPPAPVVGLSDTAPVLDPQPLSPTDAAPAQEVWALQEVDREPVWPVGPQGSIPSGRVEPGPAAADGPPQEVQPRPALREGLTSWRWVALVVLVVVLGLAAGVVLALRS, encoded by the coding sequence ATGGCTGACGACGCCGTCACGGAGGCCCGAAAGGGGGACTCGGAGGGATGGCCCCCCAGCGTCCCAGAGCGTCCCATCGCCTTCCTCCTCCTGGACGGTCTCCGCCGCCCCGGGCGAGGCAGCGACGTGCTGCTCTGCGCCCTGGGCCTCACCCTGGACGGGGAGCGTGTGCCGCTCGCCGCCCGGCCGGCCGCCCGCGAGGACGAGCACAACTGGCGCGAACTCCTGCGCGGGCTGCGCGAGCGCGGCATCGGGGGCGAGCTCGTCCTCATCGCCTCCGACGGCCATCCGGCGTTAGTCAAAGCGGCGCAAGCCACCTTCCCGGACGTTCCGCAGCAGTTGAGCGTCCCCCACCGGCTGCTCGCGCTGGCCCGTCGCATCAGCCCGCGGTGGCGCCGCGCCTGCATGAACGAAGCGCGCCAGATCTTCACGGCGCCCGACCGCGGCACCGCCGTGGCCCGGTTCCGCGAGTGGCACGGGCGGTGGCTGCGCCTGGGCGAGCCGGCGGTGCGAACGATGGAGCCGGACCTGGCCGCCTGCCTGGCCTTCTACCGCTTCCCGCCGCACCTCTGGCCGCGCATCCGCACCGTCAGCGCCGTCGAGCAAGCCTTCAGGCACGTGCGGCGAGAGCAGGAAATCACCCGGATTCCTGAGCCGGCAGTGCCGGAGGCGACAGAGCTGGACCGCTCCGACTTGCCCCCAGCGGAGCCGGTGGCGGTGGACCCCGAAGCGGTAGGTGCGGCAGCCCCCTGGCCTCGGGGTCCCGTGCCTGAGATGCTCCCCGACGTCGAGCCCGGGGAAAGGACAGAGCCACCTGCGCCCGTCGTCGGCCTCTCCGACACCGCGCCCGTGCTCGACCCCCAGCCCCTCTCTCCGACTGACGCAGCCCCGGCTCAGGAGGTGTGGGCGCTCCAGGAGGTGGACCGCGAGCCCGTCTGGCCGGTCGGCCCGCAAGGGAGCATCCCGTCCGGCCGCGTCGAACCCGGCCCCGCCGCAGCGGACGGACCACCGCAGGAGGTGCAGCCCCGCCCGGCGCTGCGCGAGGGTCTGACCAGTTGGCGCTGGGTCGCCCTGGTTGTCCTCGTCGTGGTGCTGGGGCTGGCGGCGGGCGTGGTCCTGGCCCTGCGCTCCTAG
- a CDS encoding translation elongation factor Ts, with protein MRTPITADAVKALRARTGAGVMDCRRALEEAGGDLERAAALLRERGLATAARKAGRATTEGLVEAYIHAGGRLGALVEVDCETDFVARTEDFRRLARELAMQVAATGPLYVSREEVPEDDRSRPDLAQLVLLEQPYIRDPRRTIGELVRETVAKVGENIQVRRFARFRVGE; from the coding sequence GTGAGGACGCCGATCACCGCCGACGCCGTGAAGGCCCTGCGCGCGCGCACGGGCGCCGGGGTGATGGACTGCCGGCGCGCGCTGGAGGAGGCCGGCGGGGACCTGGAGCGCGCCGCCGCGCTGCTGCGCGAGCGGGGCCTGGCCACGGCGGCCCGCAAGGCCGGGCGGGCCACGACGGAGGGGCTGGTGGAGGCCTACATCCACGCCGGGGGGCGGCTGGGCGCGCTGGTCGAGGTGGACTGCGAGACCGACTTCGTGGCGCGCACGGAGGACTTCCGGCGCCTGGCCCGCGAGCTGGCCATGCAGGTGGCGGCCACGGGCCCGCTGTACGTCTCGCGCGAGGAGGTCCCGGAGGACGACCGCTCGCGCCCCGACCTGGCCCAGCTCGTCCTCCTGGAGCAGCCCTACATCCGCGACCCGCGCCGCACCATCGGCGAGCTGGTGCGGGAGACCGTGGCGAAGGTCGGGGAGAACATCCAGGTGCGCCGCTTCGCCCGGTTCAGGGTCGGCGAGTAG
- a CDS encoding PASTA domain-containing protein codes for MSLPDLLGYRLDEAEARLRAAGVPVRVEEAAPPRGRPAGPRRVVRQRLEGEVLVLTVAAERVEAGA; via the coding sequence ATGAGCCTCCCGGACCTCCTCGGCTACCGGCTCGACGAGGCGGAGGCCCGGCTGCGCGCCGCCGGGGTGCCGGTGCGGGTCGAGGAGGCCGCCCCGCCGCGCGGCCGCCCCGCCGGGCCGCGCCGGGTGGTGCGGCAACGCCTCGAAGGGGAGGTCCTGGTCCTCACGGTGGCCGCCGAGCGGGTCGAGGCGGGGGCGTGA
- a CDS encoding GTP-sensing pleiotropic transcriptional regulator CodY, producing MESLLEKTRAITELVEASDEAHVDVGDVTQRLAAVTAATVLVVGEGGRVQALAPHPAHPLREELAPGRDLPPAAREALGTIDRIEGNVRHDGILSLLRGTGPERQATVIPLRVASRRLGWLLLLRSHGGFDEKDLVLGEYAATILSLEARRPPPPAAEAREQQAREQVRAALAALSLSEAEAVWHILSELRGPEGVVVASRVADRVGITRSVIVNALRKLESATVIRSRSLGMKGTYIKVLNPLLLEELRRTRARR from the coding sequence ATGGAATCCCTGCTGGAGAAGACGCGGGCGATCACCGAACTCGTCGAAGCCTCGGACGAGGCGCACGTGGACGTCGGGGACGTGACGCAGCGCCTGGCCGCCGTCACCGCCGCCACCGTCCTGGTGGTGGGCGAGGGGGGGCGCGTCCAGGCCCTGGCCCCGCACCCCGCCCACCCCCTGCGGGAGGAGCTGGCGCCGGGGCGGGACCTGCCGCCGGCGGCGCGGGAGGCGCTCGGGACCATCGACCGCATCGAGGGCAACGTGCGCCACGACGGGATCCTGTCGCTGTTGCGCGGGACCGGGCCGGAGCGGCAGGCCACCGTCATCCCCCTGCGCGTGGCCAGCCGGCGGCTGGGCTGGCTCCTGCTGCTACGCAGCCACGGCGGGTTCGACGAGAAGGACCTGGTGCTGGGGGAGTATGCCGCCACCATCCTCAGCCTGGAGGCCCGCCGCCCGCCTCCGCCGGCGGCGGAGGCGCGGGAGCAGCAGGCCCGCGAGCAGGTGCGCGCGGCGCTCGCCGCCCTCTCCCTCTCCGAGGCCGAGGCGGTCTGGCACATCCTGAGCGAGCTGCGCGGCCCGGAGGGCGTGGTCGTAGCCAGCCGCGTGGCCGACCGCGTGGGCATCACCCGCTCCGTCATCGTGAACGCCCTGCGCAAGCTGGAGAGCGCCACCGTCATCCGCTCCCGCTCCCTGGGCATGAAGGGCACCTACATCAAGGTCCTCAACCCCCTGCTGCTGGAGGAGCTGCGCCGCACCCGCGCCCGCCGCTGA
- a CDS encoding phosphatidate cytidylyltransferase, translating into MADERLAPAPAPSARSPGDPLPEVARRLVTVALALPLFLAALLLGGWPWEALLGLLALVAGWEVVHLARAAGLDPAPEVALPGCLALFAALVWAPGWSAGLAAALLVAALLAQFPGPRRLAALANAGATLLAALLPLLLVALALLRRSPGGQGLTLAVVAAVWAADAAAYFAGRAYGRRPLAPAISPRKSWEGAAAGLLAGTAAGAVTAALAGVPVGVGTVLGTVSAAAGAAGDLAESALKRSAGVKDAGVLLPGHGGLLDRFDSLLLAAPAALLAVRAWMR; encoded by the coding sequence GTGGCTGACGAGCGCCTCGCCCCCGCGCCTGCGCCTTCGGCCCGGTCCCCGGGCGACCCGCTGCCGGAGGTGGCCCGGCGCCTGGTGACGGTCGCCCTGGCGCTGCCGCTCTTCCTGGCGGCGCTGCTGCTGGGCGGCTGGCCCTGGGAGGCGCTGCTGGGGCTGCTGGCGCTGGTGGCGGGGTGGGAGGTGGTGCACCTGGCGCGGGCCGCCGGGCTCGATCCGGCCCCCGAGGTGGCGCTCCCGGGGTGTCTGGCGCTCTTCGCCGCGCTCGTGTGGGCCCCGGGGTGGAGCGCCGGCCTGGCCGCGGCGCTGCTCGTCGCCGCCCTCCTCGCCCAGTTCCCGGGCCCGCGCCGCCTCGCGGCGCTGGCCAACGCCGGCGCCACGCTGCTCGCGGCCCTCCTGCCGCTGTTGCTGGTCGCGCTGGCCCTCCTGCGGCGGTCCCCCGGGGGGCAGGGCCTGACCCTGGCGGTCGTGGCGGCGGTGTGGGCGGCCGACGCCGCGGCCTACTTCGCCGGCCGGGCCTACGGGCGGCGCCCGCTCGCCCCGGCCATCAGCCCGCGGAAGAGCTGGGAGGGGGCGGCGGCGGGGCTCCTGGCCGGTACCGCCGCGGGCGCCGTGACTGCGGCCCTCGCGGGAGTGCCGGTGGGCGTCGGGACCGTGCTGGGGACGGTGAGCGCCGCAGCGGGCGCCGCAGGCGACCTGGCGGAATCCGCGCTCAAGCGCTCCGCCGGGGTGAAGGACGCTGGGGTCCTGCTGCCCGGCCACGGAGGGTTGCTCGACCGGTTCGACTCCCTCCTGCTGGCCGCCCCCGCCGCGCTGCTGGCGGTGCGGGCGTGGATGAGGTGA
- a CDS encoding SPOR domain-containing protein: protein MAENRLLSIGLALLLLTVSLGLGWLAGRLFEAGSAPTVNEAALPPPPTIPPGSAPARMVGGPRTPGATATVRPTRPAPGGAPAAAGPMSTPTPSPQTSPPPPAARATPIVLGQSEVVSPAPARRPLHIVQVAVVETREEAQALMVRLRGLGFAPYLVATREGFAVRLGAFRRAAHAAALVRRAEAAGVSVTVIVRP, encoded by the coding sequence ATGGCGGAGAACCGGCTCCTCTCCATCGGGCTCGCCCTCCTTCTCCTGACCGTCTCCCTGGGGCTGGGGTGGCTGGCCGGGCGGCTCTTCGAGGCCGGGTCCGCCCCGACGGTGAACGAGGCGGCGCTGCCGCCGCCCCCGACGATTCCACCGGGCTCCGCTCCCGCACGGATGGTCGGCGGGCCGCGGACGCCCGGCGCCACCGCCACCGTCCGGCCGACGCGGCCGGCGCCGGGCGGGGCTCCTGCCGCAGCCGGCCCGATGTCGACGCCGACGCCGTCACCGCAAACCTCGCCGCCTCCGCCGGCCGCGCGCGCCACGCCCATCGTGCTGGGACAGAGCGAGGTGGTCTCGCCGGCGCCTGCTAGGCGTCCGCTGCACATCGTGCAGGTGGCAGTCGTGGAGACGCGGGAGGAGGCGCAAGCCCTGATGGTCCGGCTCCGGGGCCTGGGGTTTGCGCCCTACCTCGTCGCCACGCGCGAAGGGTTCGCCGTGCGCCTGGGGGCGTTCCGCCGCGCCGCACACGCCGCGGCCCTCGTCCGCCGGGCGGAGGCGGCCGGAGTGTCCGTCACGGTGATCGTGCGTCCCTGA
- a CDS encoding MOSC domain-containing protein, producing the protein MESIHIAAAPGAPMQSVTEVRAEAGRGLVGDRYYEGAPSPHGHGGQQVTLVEAEAVDALARDYGVVIDPGETRRNIVTRGVPLNHFVHREFRVGEVRLRGVGLCEPCHHLQQLTRPGVLRGLVHRGGLRAAILSDGTIRVGDPVEPV; encoded by the coding sequence GTGGAATCGATCCACATCGCCGCCGCCCCGGGCGCCCCCATGCAGTCGGTGACGGAGGTCAGGGCTGAGGCCGGACGCGGGCTGGTCGGCGACCGCTACTACGAGGGCGCCCCGTCGCCACACGGCCACGGTGGCCAGCAGGTCACCCTCGTCGAGGCCGAGGCGGTCGACGCGCTCGCCCGCGACTACGGGGTCGTCATCGACCCGGGGGAGACGCGCCGCAACATCGTCACGCGGGGCGTCCCGCTCAACCACTTCGTCCACCGGGAGTTCCGCGTCGGCGAGGTGCGCCTGCGCGGGGTGGGCCTGTGCGAACCGTGCCACCACCTGCAGCAGCTCACCCGGCCGGGGGTGCTGCGCGGCCTGGTGCACCGGGGCGGGCTGCGCGCGGCGATCCTCAGCGACGGGACGATCCGCGTGGGCGACCCGGTGGAACCGGTCTGA
- the dprA gene encoding DNA-processing protein DprA: protein MTVVRPEDDAYPVALRTLTEPPPLLYVRGTLRPEDAVAVAVVGARRATPYGLHIAEQLGRDLARHGVTVVSGLARGIDGAAHRGALAAGGRTLAVLGCGPDRAYPPEHARLLAQVVAAGAVLSEYPPGTPPLRHHFPLRNRLISGLSLGVVVVEGREDSGALITAECALAQGREVLAVPGSVFAPTSALPLRLLYEGATPVRHVEDVLDALRLPRRAAPPAAPQPVALDGPEALLYGHLTLEPQHIDVLARRCALPVATVGAALTVLELRGLVRALPGQRYVRLP from the coding sequence GTGACGGTGGTGCGGCCGGAGGACGACGCCTACCCGGTGGCGCTGCGCACGCTCACCGAACCGCCGCCGTTGCTCTACGTGCGCGGCACGCTGCGCCCCGAGGACGCGGTGGCCGTGGCTGTCGTGGGGGCGCGGCGCGCCACGCCCTACGGCCTGCACATCGCCGAGCAGCTGGGACGCGACCTGGCCCGCCACGGCGTCACGGTGGTGAGCGGGCTGGCCCGCGGCATCGACGGGGCGGCCCACCGCGGCGCGCTGGCCGCCGGCGGTCGCACGCTGGCGGTGCTGGGGTGCGGTCCCGACCGCGCCTACCCGCCCGAGCACGCGCGATTGCTGGCGCAGGTGGTGGCCGCCGGCGCCGTGCTCTCCGAGTACCCGCCGGGGACGCCGCCGCTGCGCCACCACTTCCCGCTGCGCAACCGCCTGATCAGCGGGCTGAGCCTCGGCGTCGTCGTGGTGGAGGGACGGGAGGACAGCGGCGCCCTCATCACGGCCGAGTGCGCGCTGGCCCAGGGGCGGGAGGTGCTGGCCGTGCCGGGGTCGGTCTTCGCCCCGACGAGTGCGCTGCCGCTGCGCCTCCTGTACGAGGGCGCCACCCCGGTGCGCCACGTGGAGGACGTGCTGGACGCGCTGCGCCTCCCCCGGCGCGCCGCCCCGCCCGCGGCGCCGCAGCCCGTGGCGCTGGACGGCCCCGAGGCCCTCCTCTACGGGCACCTCACGCTGGAGCCGCAGCACATCGACGTCCTGGCCCGCCGCTGTGCGCTGCCCGTGGCCACGGTGGGAGCGGCGCTGACCGTGCTGGAGCTGCGCGGCCTGGTGCGGGCCCTGCCGGGGCAGCGCTACGTGCGGCTGCCTTGA
- the pyrH gene encoding UMP kinase gives MAEGPAPRYRRILLKLSGEALAGEGKAPLDAQVLRLVAQEVREVTAAGVQVAIVVGGGNFVRGEEVSRRLGLHEVTGHTMGMLATVMNALALQDVMEREGLVTRVLSAVEMHQVAEPFIRRRAIRHLEKGRVVIFAGGTGSPYFTTDTAAALRAIEVEADALLMAKRGVAGVYDKDPRTHPDAVLFRRLDYMELLNRDLRVMDATAVALARDNAMDIIVFDVAVPGNIRRAVLGEEIGTLVGGRR, from the coding sequence ATGGCCGAGGGGCCGGCCCCACGGTACCGGCGGATCCTCCTCAAGCTCAGCGGGGAGGCGTTGGCCGGCGAGGGCAAGGCCCCCCTGGACGCGCAGGTCCTCCGGCTGGTGGCGCAGGAGGTGCGGGAGGTCACCGCCGCCGGGGTGCAGGTGGCCATCGTCGTGGGCGGGGGGAACTTCGTCCGCGGCGAGGAGGTCTCGCGGCGCCTGGGCCTGCACGAGGTCACCGGCCACACCATGGGGATGCTGGCCACGGTGATGAACGCGCTGGCCCTGCAGGACGTCATGGAGCGCGAGGGCCTGGTGACGCGCGTGCTGAGCGCCGTGGAGATGCACCAGGTGGCCGAGCCCTTCATCCGCCGCCGCGCCATCCGCCACCTGGAGAAGGGGCGGGTGGTCATCTTCGCCGGCGGCACCGGCAGCCCGTACTTCACCACCGACACCGCCGCCGCCCTGCGCGCCATCGAGGTCGAGGCGGACGCCCTGCTCATGGCCAAGCGCGGGGTGGCCGGCGTCTACGACAAGGACCCGCGCACCCACCCCGACGCGGTGCTCTTCCGCCGCCTCGACTACATGGAGCTGCTCAACCGCGACCTGCGCGTGATGGACGCCACGGCGGTGGCGCTGGCCCGGGACAACGCCATGGACATCATCGTCTTCGACGTGGCCGTGCCGGGCAACATCCGCCGCGCCGTGCTGGGCGAGGAGATCGGCACGCTGGTGGGGGGCCGGCGGTGA